Proteins encoded by one window of Bacillus sp. DTU_2020_1000418_1_SI_GHA_SEK_038:
- the tatA gene encoding twin-arginine translocase TatA/TatE family subunit, with the protein MISNIGIPGLILILVLALIIFGPKKLPELGRAVGQTLKEFKSSTKDLILDEDDKNEK; encoded by the coding sequence ATGATATCCAATATTGGAATTCCAGGATTAATTTTAATCTTAGTTCTTGCACTAATTATTTTTGGACCTAAAAAATTGCCTGAATTAGGGCGTGCGGTTGGTCAAACCTTAAAAGAATTTAAAAGTTCTACAAAGGATTTAATCCTTGATGAAGATGATAAGAATGAAAAATAG
- a CDS encoding PucR family transcriptional regulator, which produces MKILLQDVLFRIPLYQLTFLTSLPKENTYFETVSTTIPDQWFESSTLLLLDSDEECLKLSNKNFVNQLIQDSNLIGIILCHRHEINIQEDCLLLLRECKVPLVRAEEALSISDFLEVKKQHHAFSMLSMELNGFMNKGFMKIAENLSAALETPFLFFDENNQLLWQIGSEEDIEKVLQWLQNDRRDKRKANNSNISLPEDNPVMGVDEPYEQYIMNIAGQVQLTLVTLANLKEWQRIILDKFIGLSALFFQTEEIIREQREQMKEHFIYDLLYRKFESKKVLIKQAKTWGWDLEKPHHLFVIDAALSDEWMMNLEWMDEMIVFLQNHLSYLNDQVILFSFQDQMVVLLKDDENRNPSNRKSFVFEIAATIEKELSSHWSGCQFHIGIGKWCQDSVNLNKSYQEAKMALSFGKVWLENNHVFHINDLGIFNLIIHLHKEILHDFCEEYLSSLIESDNKLGTEYLKTLKAYFQYQGNINEVSEALYIHPNTLRNRLKKIEEMTGVYLQNNVDFLNLMVAVKIHYSISF; this is translated from the coding sequence ATGAAGATTTTATTACAGGATGTTTTATTTCGTATTCCGCTATATCAACTTACTTTTTTAACTTCCTTGCCAAAGGAAAATACTTATTTTGAAACCGTTTCAACCACCATTCCTGATCAATGGTTTGAAAGTTCAACTTTACTTCTGCTTGATTCGGATGAGGAATGTTTAAAGCTAAGCAATAAAAATTTCGTCAATCAATTGATTCAAGATTCAAATCTCATTGGAATCATCCTTTGTCATCGACATGAAATCAACATTCAAGAGGATTGTCTTTTACTGCTGCGCGAATGTAAAGTGCCGCTAGTGAGAGCAGAAGAAGCTTTATCTATTTCAGATTTTCTTGAAGTTAAGAAACAGCATCATGCCTTCAGTATGCTGAGTATGGAGTTAAATGGTTTTATGAATAAAGGGTTTATGAAGATTGCTGAAAATCTTTCTGCAGCTTTAGAAACACCCTTTCTTTTTTTTGATGAAAATAACCAGCTCCTTTGGCAAATCGGTTCAGAAGAAGATATTGAAAAGGTGTTACAGTGGCTGCAAAATGATAGGCGTGATAAGAGGAAGGCAAACAATTCGAACATTTCCTTACCTGAAGATAACCCTGTTATGGGAGTAGATGAACCTTATGAACAATATATCATGAACATTGCGGGACAAGTTCAGCTAACCCTAGTGACTTTAGCGAATTTGAAGGAATGGCAGAGGATCATCCTTGATAAATTCATTGGATTGTCAGCTCTCTTTTTTCAAACAGAAGAAATCATTCGAGAGCAGCGGGAACAAATGAAAGAGCATTTTATTTATGATCTTCTCTATCGCAAGTTTGAGTCCAAAAAGGTCCTAATCAAACAAGCAAAAACGTGGGGGTGGGACTTAGAAAAGCCGCATCATCTATTTGTCATTGATGCTGCCTTGTCAGATGAGTGGATGATGAATTTGGAGTGGATGGATGAGATGATTGTTTTTTTACAAAATCATCTATCCTATTTAAATGATCAGGTCATTCTATTTTCGTTTCAGGATCAAATGGTTGTTCTCTTGAAAGATGATGAAAATCGCAATCCAAGTAATAGGAAGAGCTTTGTCTTTGAAATAGCTGCAACGATTGAAAAGGAGCTTTCGAGTCATTGGTCCGGCTGCCAATTTCATATAGGTATCGGGAAATGGTGTCAGGACAGCGTGAATCTTAATAAAAGTTATCAAGAGGCCAAAATGGCTTTGTCGTTTGGCAAAGTATGGTTGGAAAATAATCATGTCTTTCATATTAATGATCTAGGTATATTTAATCTCATCATTCATTTGCATAAGGAGATTCTACATGATTTTTGTGAAGAATATCTGTCATCTTTAATTGAAAGTGACAACAAACTCGGAACAGAATATCTAAAGACCCTTAAAGCCTATTTTCAGTATCAAGGAAACATTAATGAAGTATCAGAGGCGTTGTACATTCATCCTAATACGTTAAGAAACCGGCTTAAAAAGATTGAAGAAATGACCGGTGTGTACCTTCAGAATAACGTAGATTTTCTAAACTTAATGGTCGCTGTTAAAATTCATTATTCAATATCTTTTTAA
- a CDS encoding 4Fe-4S dicluster domain-containing protein, producing MALLSKWVESLDYEYEILSSCTRHKSHHSNCTKCVEACEKQAISIKNGKPVIDHSECVQCGECMAACPVQAVAGILPKREIKQNCLMISNRHFPTINELLILHKKGVHSIIFEDESFIQEWMHRVERVNQMLLELGESPFSISIDSVKDEEIYSRRELFSWWKKESKSLMKQMTPAKWRFNHDALNLRQYYTDFQFINITVDMDKCTLCAVCERICDQKCFDIQEGHFSLSMQGCNSCGLCADICPEKAIIVEDQIIKTKEIHFPVYEKTCHACNHSFKTVREHDEICTICTKLNHLSQKGERVG from the coding sequence ATGGCATTATTAAGTAAGTGGGTAGAAAGCTTAGATTATGAATATGAAATATTATCTTCCTGTACTCGTCATAAAAGCCATCATTCTAATTGTACAAAATGTGTGGAGGCCTGTGAAAAGCAAGCTATTTCAATAAAGAACGGAAAGCCGGTTATCGATCATTCTGAATGTGTGCAGTGCGGAGAATGTATGGCAGCATGCCCTGTTCAAGCTGTTGCGGGCATCCTTCCGAAAAGGGAAATCAAACAAAATTGTCTAATGATTTCAAATCGCCATTTTCCAACAATAAACGAATTGCTTATTCTTCATAAAAAGGGCGTTCATTCCATTATTTTTGAAGATGAATCCTTCATCCAAGAATGGATGCATCGGGTGGAACGAGTAAACCAAATGCTCTTGGAACTAGGGGAATCTCCTTTTTCGATTTCGATCGATTCTGTGAAGGATGAGGAAATTTACTCGAGAAGAGAACTTTTCTCATGGTGGAAAAAAGAAAGTAAATCTTTAATGAAGCAGATGACACCTGCTAAGTGGCGTTTTAATCATGATGCTTTAAATTTGCGTCAGTATTATACTGATTTCCAATTTATCAACATAACGGTTGACATGGATAAATGTACGCTCTGTGCGGTTTGTGAAAGAATTTGTGACCAAAAATGTTTTGATATTCAAGAAGGACACTTTTCTCTCTCAATGCAGGGATGTAATTCTTGCGGTTTATGTGCAGATATTTGTCCTGAGAAAGCAATCATAGTCGAAGATCAAATTATAAAAACGAAAGAGATTCATTTTCCTGTTTACGAGAAAACATGCCATGCTTGCAATCATTCTTTTAAAACAGTGCGTGAACATGATGAAATCTGTACGATCTGTACAAAATTGAATCATTTATCGCAGAAAGGAGAGAGGGTAGGATGA
- a CDS encoding molybdopterin-dependent oxidoreductase, with protein sequence MRHHAARKFRNVCPRNCPSSCTIISHIEKDSIHHIAGDISHPYTKGKLCAKGFSYAEKNNHRDRLKYPYYQKVKGSGKYVQISWEKALQLIISEILSIHHHFGSLLPLALFKGSGNIGVHHYVTDDLFSHIGETTRMLGTSSLLSRLNALDSDKIVKNGPVPSSIKEASLIVIWGANPAATNIHLIPYLIEAKVKGAKIVVIDPLYTQTAELADLYIQLRPSTDGALASLLIKHLIENNTFDKSFFDLNSIEFNQLINNINKIDVEEYLLNCDVSKEATHLLLTWMTDADTISYVIGSGLQKHSNFGHTIRSIVLLATVHGDIDKMGGGIYLRDAKDTMVFNNQTAEHLLGKKRIMDINNRDYVGDPPIKMLWVSCANPLIQEPNSTSTKQFLMDIPFVVTVDQFMTPTAQISNLILPTTTHFEEMDIIISWWHKEIALNEKALSPYYDSRSEWWIMTELARRLNQHLPSLCTFPIYSSEEEYLNAQFNHQVFNRYSVRNISDLKERSMTGTIPDTRVQQQYSNAAKQNIDFNPMMGMLPPKEYPFWFITPHHPYAFNSQFHFLNLHNEKEAFVVIHPQAATDIGIANGDIVKIYNDQACIEMKAVCSKQVPKDIVMVYQGWYPDSDVTINDLIPAKQEGMSNQESIFKNYTLYDTFVNVEKL encoded by the coding sequence ATGAGACATCATGCAGCCAGGAAATTCAGAAATGTCTGTCCTAGAAATTGTCCAAGTTCATGCACGATTATTTCCCACATAGAAAAGGATTCCATTCATCATATTGCAGGAGATATCAGCCACCCCTATACAAAGGGAAAACTTTGTGCGAAAGGGTTTTCATATGCAGAAAAAAATAACCATAGAGATCGCTTAAAATATCCTTACTATCAAAAAGTAAAAGGATCAGGGAAATATGTTCAAATTTCATGGGAAAAGGCTTTGCAGCTCATAATAAGTGAAATATTGAGTATTCATCATCATTTTGGCAGCCTTCTCCCTCTCGCCTTGTTTAAGGGCTCTGGAAATATTGGCGTGCATCATTATGTAACAGATGACTTATTTTCACATATAGGAGAAACAACAAGAATGCTTGGCACTTCATCCTTGCTTTCAAGATTAAATGCTCTTGATTCTGATAAGATTGTTAAGAATGGACCTGTTCCTTCTAGCATCAAAGAGGCCTCACTGATTGTCATCTGGGGAGCTAATCCAGCTGCAACCAATATTCACCTCATCCCTTATCTAATAGAAGCAAAAGTAAAAGGTGCAAAAATTGTTGTCATCGACCCCCTTTATACACAAACGGCTGAGTTAGCAGATTTATATATCCAATTGCGGCCAAGTACAGACGGGGCGTTGGCAAGTTTATTAATCAAACATTTGATTGAAAATAATACATTTGATAAAAGTTTTTTCGATTTAAATTCTATTGAATTTAATCAATTAATAAATAACATAAATAAAATTGATGTAGAAGAATATTTACTGAATTGTGATGTATCCAAAGAAGCAACCCACCTTTTGTTGACCTGGATGACGGATGCCGATACGATTTCGTATGTCATCGGTTCAGGGCTGCAAAAACATTCTAATTTTGGACATACGATTCGTTCGATTGTACTATTAGCTACCGTTCACGGGGATATAGACAAAATGGGCGGGGGAATTTACTTAAGAGATGCTAAAGACACGATGGTTTTTAATAATCAAACCGCTGAACATTTATTAGGAAAGAAGCGAATCATGGATATAAATAATAGGGATTATGTGGGAGATCCTCCTATTAAAATGTTATGGGTTTCATGTGCAAACCCATTAATTCAAGAACCTAATTCGACATCTACTAAGCAGTTTCTTATGGACATTCCATTCGTTGTAACGGTGGATCAGTTCATGACACCGACAGCACAAATTTCAAATCTCATTCTGCCAACAACCACCCATTTTGAGGAAATGGATATTATTATCAGCTGGTGGCATAAAGAAATTGCATTAAACGAAAAAGCCCTATCTCCCTATTATGATAGTAGAAGTGAGTGGTGGATTATGACAGAATTAGCAAGAAGGCTGAATCAGCATTTGCCATCACTTTGTACTTTTCCTATTTATTCTTCCGAAGAGGAATATCTCAATGCACAATTTAATCATCAGGTATTTAACCGTTATTCGGTTAGAAACATATCAGATTTAAAAGAGAGAAGCATGACAGGGACTATTCCTGATACTAGAGTGCAGCAGCAATATTCTAATGCAGCGAAACAAAATATAGATTTTAACCCAATGATGGGGATGTTACCGCCAAAAGAATACCCTTTCTGGTTTATCACTCCTCATCATCCATATGCATTTAACTCTCAATTTCACTTTTTAAATCTTCATAATGAGAAAGAAGCATTTGTGGTCATCCATCCACAAGCAGCCACAGATATTGGCATTGCAAACGGGGATATTGTTAAAATTTACAATGATCAAGCTTGTATTGAGATGAAAGCAGTATGCAGCAAACAAGTTCCAAAAGATATTGTCATGGTATATCAAGGGTGGTATCCAGATTCAGATGTTACCATTAACGATCTGATACCTGCAAAGCAAGAAGGCATGAGCAACCAGGAATCTATTTTTAAAAACTACACACTTTATGACACCTTTGTGAATGTTGAAAAATTATAA
- a CDS encoding YuzF family protein produces MTNNDLLSFYDPYVYQTLATIVGSTVTVQTIRGSVRGSLKNVLPDHIVVESNGTPFFIRTQQIIWVFPG; encoded by the coding sequence ATGACAAACAACGACCTGTTAAGCTTCTATGATCCCTATGTTTATCAGACATTAGCAACCATTGTTGGAAGTACGGTTACTGTTCAAACCATAAGAGGCAGCGTCCGTGGTTCCTTGAAAAATGTATTGCCAGATCACATAGTTGTTGAGTCTAACGGAACTCCCTTCTTTATTCGTACCCAGCAAATTATTTGGGTTTTTCCTGGTTAG
- a CDS encoding M20/M25/M40 family metallo-hydrolase: protein MIFKNQYEEIKKFAEDLYYHPELGYKEERTKEKIIDSLKSINENVQIEKFSLTGFKTTLGDQDKKLHVAFIAELDAVYSPSHMHADKNTGAAHNCGHYTQVAIALALYNYFVKSNVYKDFNYKISFIFVPAEEYLDLAYREELIKQNKITHYGGKPEAMRLGVFDDIDLGISVHAIGGDFAKRTINTNCDLAGFLYKKYKFIGKATHAGFDPFSSKNAYNMSTLFNVAVGLSRQQFKDSEKVRVNPIVMESDMSTNVIPNAITVGTDLRTLSTEYMKEAAVKLDDAAKGSAIALQGDVEISTQMGYLPFKQERYLSEFVWEAFEENDEIDVIYNDDPISAAGDIGDLSYMIPCIQIGYSGFTGTIHGDDFIDIDPQFIYEIFPRFLAQVFEKMNGNIDTSRLYKRSYEEYIDLINEIMDKKGIGNE from the coding sequence ATGATTTTCAAAAACCAATACGAGGAAATAAAAAAGTTTGCAGAAGATTTATATTATCATCCCGAATTAGGATATAAAGAGGAACGCACGAAAGAGAAAATTATTGATTCTTTGAAGTCTATTAATGAGAATGTTCAGATTGAGAAATTCAGTCTAACTGGTTTCAAAACAACTTTGGGAGATCAAGATAAAAAATTACATGTTGCTTTTATTGCAGAATTAGACGCGGTGTATTCCCCTTCACATATGCATGCAGATAAAAATACGGGTGCTGCCCATAACTGTGGCCATTACACACAGGTTGCTATTGCCCTTGCTTTATACAATTACTTTGTGAAGTCAAATGTATACAAGGATTTTAACTATAAAATTTCCTTTATCTTTGTGCCAGCAGAGGAATATTTGGATCTAGCTTATCGTGAAGAATTAATAAAACAAAACAAGATCACGCATTATGGAGGTAAGCCGGAAGCGATGAGACTTGGTGTGTTTGATGATATTGATTTGGGCATCTCTGTTCATGCTATTGGCGGGGATTTTGCTAAACGAACGATTAATACGAATTGTGATTTAGCTGGATTTCTATATAAAAAATATAAATTTATCGGAAAGGCAACTCATGCAGGATTTGATCCGTTCTCCTCAAAAAATGCGTATAACATGTCTACATTGTTTAATGTAGCTGTCGGCTTAAGCCGTCAACAATTTAAGGATTCTGAAAAGGTACGAGTTAATCCGATTGTGATGGAATCAGATATGTCAACGAATGTTATACCAAATGCTATTACAGTAGGGACGGATTTGCGAACATTATCCACTGAATATATGAAGGAAGCTGCAGTTAAACTAGATGATGCTGCAAAAGGAAGTGCAATTGCACTGCAAGGAGACGTGGAAATTTCTACTCAGATGGGTTATTTACCTTTTAAACAAGAGCGTTATTTATCAGAATTTGTATGGGAAGCATTTGAAGAAAATGATGAAATTGACGTGATATATAATGATGATCCGATCAGTGCAGCCGGAGATATTGGTGATCTGTCATATATGATTCCTTGCATTCAGATTGGTTACAGCGGGTTTACTGGAACAATTCATGGAGATGACTTTATCGATATCGACCCTCAATTTATTTATGAGATTTTCCCGCGATTTTTAGCACAGGTTTTTGAAAAAATGAATGGGAATATTGACACTTCAAGATTGTATAAAAGAAGTTATGAAGAATATATCGATTTAATCAATGAAATTATGGACAAGAAAGGAATCGGAAATGAATAA
- a CDS encoding 4Fe-4S dicluster domain-containing protein: protein MTSHLVFSIDLNRCINCKTCEMACNDFYGLMGMHRRNVMTIETDVDEPPLHISISCNHCMNPVCVYICPENNFQVREDGIVVHNPSRCKGCQRCVEACPFDALKLNPKTNRVDKCNFCVDRIEEGLRPVCVENCITSALSIMRVSSDEITSNNFQDADVPIVAYTRPSINILKKQKGHIFLREG from the coding sequence ATGACATCGCATTTAGTATTTTCCATCGATCTTAACAGGTGTATTAATTGTAAAACCTGTGAAATGGCTTGTAATGACTTTTATGGATTGATGGGGATGCATCGCAGAAATGTAATGACAATTGAAACAGATGTAGATGAACCGCCACTGCATATTTCGATCTCTTGTAATCATTGTATGAATCCGGTTTGTGTATATATTTGTCCTGAGAATAACTTTCAAGTACGCGAGGACGGGATTGTTGTCCATAATCCAAGCCGCTGTAAAGGGTGTCAGAGATGCGTTGAGGCATGTCCTTTCGATGCTTTAAAGTTAAATCCAAAAACAAATCGGGTGGATAAATGTAATTTTTGTGTGGATCGGATTGAAGAAGGCTTAAGACCAGTATGTGTAGAAAACTGCATAACAAGTGCATTGAGCATCATGAGGGTATCTTCAGATGAAATTACGTCTAATAATTTCCAAGATGCAGATGTGCCTATTGTTGCATATACACGGCCTTCTATTAACATACTAAAAAAACAAAAGGGGCATATTTTTTTAAGAGAAGGATGA
- a CDS encoding manganese catalase family protein — MIKRINKLAIELPIPAHGDMNAAAAVQELLGGKFGEMSTLNNYMFQSFNFRNKKKLKPFYELVASITAEEFGHVELVSNTINLLSVGNTFPGNPDITPLQNGKDARNTHHFISTAQTAIPGDSMGRPWTGDNVFNSGNLVLDLTHNFFLEIGARTHKMRVYEMTDNPVARTMIGYLLVRGGTHILAYAKAIEIATGADLTKMLPVPNLDNSKFDYARPFIEKGLSNVLFTWSETEYRDIGMIWKGTNPENGQPLEVKIGTPEGGPIPDLEELPEEFAPGITRDDYELIKKRLMENL, encoded by the coding sequence ATGATTAAAAGAATAAATAAATTGGCAATTGAACTTCCTATACCTGCACACGGCGATATGAATGCTGCAGCAGCAGTACAAGAGCTCTTAGGTGGCAAGTTTGGGGAGATGTCTACCTTAAATAACTATATGTTTCAGTCTTTTAACTTCAGAAATAAAAAAAAGCTAAAGCCATTCTATGAGTTAGTGGCAAGCATTACAGCAGAAGAATTTGGTCATGTAGAACTTGTTTCTAATACGATTAATTTGTTATCAGTAGGTAATACTTTTCCAGGGAATCCAGATATCACTCCACTTCAAAATGGGAAGGATGCGAGAAACACCCACCATTTTATTTCCACAGCTCAAACGGCTATACCAGGTGATTCAATGGGAAGACCTTGGACTGGTGATAATGTTTTCAATAGCGGTAATCTGGTTTTAGATTTAACACATAACTTTTTTCTAGAGATTGGTGCACGTACACATAAAATGAGAGTTTATGAGATGACTGATAACCCAGTTGCTAGAACCATGATTGGGTATTTACTTGTTCGTGGAGGAACACATATCCTCGCCTATGCGAAAGCAATCGAAATTGCTACAGGGGCAGACTTGACAAAAATGCTTCCAGTTCCAAATCTTGATAACTCAAAATTTGATTATGCCCGACCGTTCATAGAAAAAGGCTTAAGCAATGTGCTATTCACTTGGAGCGAAACAGAATACAGGGATATCGGAATGATTTGGAAAGGAACAAATCCGGAAAATGGGCAACCGCTTGAAGTGAAAATTGGTACTCCTGAAGGCGGACCAATCCCAGACTTAGAGGAATTACCTGAAGAATTTGCTCCTGGTATTACTAGGGACGATTATGAACTAATCAAAAAACGTCTAATGGAAAATTTATAA
- a CDS encoding TIGR04053 family radical SAM/SPASM domain-containing protein: MYSNGHPRSSGKTIDFNKNPFIAIWEVTRACQLRCVHCRADAQTKPHPNELTHEEGIQLIDQIYEMNNPMLVFSGGDCMMREDLFDLANYAVKKGMRVSITPSATDNVTKEKMEKAKKIGLSRWAFSLDGPNPEIHDQFRGTSGSFDLTIEKIIYLNELGMPLQINTVISKYNYDYLEEMAELVEDLGAVMWYIFLMVPTGRGQLDTCITPVEHEKVFRWLYNLNKTSSYDIKLTAAQHYRRVVLQEKVKEHKLNKNKIHYEDTITSDHASRVDGLGRAPKGVNDGNGFIFISHTGDVMPSGLLPIRLGNVRDQPLKEIYRESPILKDIRNPDMYKGKCGICEYRHVCGGSRSRTYAITGDYMESEPFCVYIPEAMRYKRKENGMPSI; encoded by the coding sequence ATGTATAGCAATGGACATCCTCGTAGTTCCGGTAAAACAATTGACTTTAACAAAAACCCATTTATTGCAATTTGGGAGGTTACGAGGGCCTGTCAGCTTCGTTGTGTACACTGCCGGGCAGATGCACAAACTAAACCTCACCCAAATGAACTCACCCATGAGGAAGGCATCCAACTGATTGATCAAATCTATGAAATGAATAATCCAATGCTCGTCTTTTCTGGTGGGGATTGCATGATGAGAGAGGACTTATTTGACTTGGCCAATTATGCCGTGAAGAAAGGTATGCGTGTTTCCATTACACCAAGTGCAACAGATAATGTCACAAAAGAAAAAATGGAAAAAGCAAAAAAAATCGGATTATCCCGTTGGGCATTCAGTCTTGATGGTCCTAACCCTGAAATCCACGATCAGTTTCGTGGAACATCTGGCTCCTTTGATTTAACTATAGAAAAAATAATCTACCTTAATGAACTCGGTATGCCATTACAAATTAATACGGTGATCTCCAAATATAATTACGATTACCTGGAAGAAATGGCAGAATTAGTAGAAGATTTAGGTGCGGTCATGTGGTATATTTTCCTCATGGTACCCACTGGAAGAGGTCAATTGGATACGTGTATTACACCAGTTGAACATGAAAAAGTATTTCGCTGGCTCTATAATCTAAATAAGACATCATCCTATGATATTAAGCTAACTGCTGCACAACATTATCGCAGAGTTGTTCTACAAGAAAAAGTTAAAGAACACAAGCTGAACAAAAACAAGATTCATTATGAAGATACGATCACTTCTGATCATGCTTCACGGGTTGATGGATTAGGACGGGCACCAAAAGGAGTGAATGATGGAAACGGCTTTATTTTCATCTCACACACGGGTGATGTAATGCCTAGTGGGCTTCTCCCCATTAGGTTGGGGAATGTTCGTGATCAGCCGTTAAAAGAAATTTACCGGGAATCCCCAATCTTGAAAGATATTCGCAACCCAGATATGTATAAAGGAAAATGCGGGATTTGTGAATACCGGCATGTATGCGGCGGCTCACGATCTAGAACGTACGCTATAACAGGAGACTACATGGAGAGTGAACCATTTTGTGTGTACATACCAGAAGCAATGCGATATAAACGGAAAGAAAACGGTATGCCTTCCATATAA
- a CDS encoding DUF3100 domain-containing protein gives MNKNFIYLIIFALVVITAAEMIGFQSIQIGTFTIGLLPLVFAIIITMVLGLNVFRKGLWKKVYSEKNVEFAGKYLIFIMLPLMARYGADVAPKLGEILQIGWVFLAQELGNLGTVLLGLPVALMLGLRREAIGATLGIGREGELAYISEKYTLDSDEGRGVLSLYIIGTLFGTIFFSIFAPILLKFGFSVEALAMASGMGSGSMMSAAAASLVAQVPEMESTILAYASASQLLTSFLGTFTMVFLAVPLQKFMYRFLTRGDKNAKRTA, from the coding sequence ATGAATAAAAACTTTATTTATCTCATTATATTTGCACTAGTAGTCATTACAGCTGCTGAAATGATTGGGTTCCAAAGTATTCAAATTGGTACTTTTACAATTGGCTTATTGCCGCTTGTGTTTGCGATTATCATTACGATGGTTTTAGGATTGAATGTTTTCCGTAAAGGCTTATGGAAAAAGGTTTATAGTGAAAAGAATGTTGAATTCGCTGGAAAGTACTTGATTTTCATTATGCTGCCTCTTATGGCGCGATATGGTGCAGATGTTGCCCCAAAATTAGGTGAAATTCTTCAGATTGGCTGGGTATTCTTAGCTCAGGAACTTGGAAACCTCGGAACTGTTCTACTAGGTCTACCGGTTGCGCTTATGCTTGGATTACGACGAGAAGCCATTGGAGCTACTCTTGGAATTGGTCGTGAAGGTGAACTTGCTTATATTTCAGAAAAGTATACATTGGATTCTGATGAAGGAAGAGGGGTCTTATCCTTATATATTATCGGTACATTATTTGGAACGATATTTTTCAGTATTTTCGCCCCAATATTACTTAAATTTGGTTTCAGTGTTGAAGCTTTAGCTATGGCATCAGGTATGGGCTCTGGAAGTATGATGAGTGCCGCTGCCGCTTCTTTAGTTGCACAAGTTCCAGAAATGGAGAGCACTATTTTAGCCTATGCATCTGCAAGTCAGTTGCTAACTAGTTTCCTAGGTACGTTTACAATGGTATTTCTTGCGGTTCCATTACAGAAGTTCATGTATAGATTTTTAACCAGAGGTGATAAAAATGCAAAACGCACTGCGTAA